Below is a window of Macadamia integrifolia cultivar HAES 741 chromosome 8, SCU_Mint_v3, whole genome shotgun sequence DNA.
gagagagatatttttagttaataatccaaaaaataatgtTAGCTTTGACAATGAAAATTACTATATCTGGTTTATTtaatgacgatgatgatgacagTGTTTCATAATTAAATTTAGTAAATCCACAAAGCAATGTACGTGATAATTCTTTAGTATACTTCCTTGAAATGAGAAGCCTAAAATCATATGCTGACTAAATAAATGAATGGTTAACATGATAAAGGAcctttgaaaaaaagaaaaaaagaaaagaaaaaaaaaagcataatccGACATGTGTTTTTTGAATACAAACTCCTATAATTTAATCATAGCGTCACATCGCctttggtgaagagatttcttGACCTtaagtgaaagaaaacttaatcttaaccaaaaaaaaaaaaaaaaaaatctatattgtTACCATTTAGTTATTGAAAAAGTATAGATTATTGATTATATATGAACAAAGAGTATTCTGATGGGAAGTATGGTTTGGGTTCAATGAGGGTGGGGTGATCATTTCACCCACCTTCATATCAGGGCGCAACTCCTACTCTATTCACTCCTGAATAGAATCCTTTTTACCCTCgttaaatcaaataaataaataaataaagaagaaagggagaatGCGATTAGATAGTAAGACCTAACCAAAAGATTCCAAGATCTTTGTGGTTGAAATAAATAGTATGATGAACgggttgaataaaaaaaataaagaagaatagaCGTGGCAGTttaccaacattttttttttttttttgctaacaacaagtattcaggcctttggcctgactagtcccgcgagtccatactgaccccacaacggCATGAGCAGGGTGCCTAGTGGGAATCAAATTTAGGACTTCCGAGTTTACAACTCGTACCAAATTTGTTGCTCatcaactgcgctacccccttggattGGCAATTTACCCACATACAAGACCACAATCTAGCTCTCTCCACCATGGTTTAAGAAAATATAATTGGTTTATATTGGACAGAAATACCTTAGATTgtcattaaaaatttatttttttaccttatTATCTTTCTGTATCAATTTTAATGATACAGACCAGAATCAAGATTGAACGAGGATGATATTGATCCAATCTAACCGATCCAGACCGATTCTATCGGATTCCTCAAACCGTGCTCTCCACCGCTTGCACAACAAccaatttagggtttaaggacaATTGGGACTGACTATGCAGGTGTTTGGTACTTTCGTTCACACCTAGCTTACAACGAACCTGACCGTTTGCCGTCTTATCAccgctctcctctctctctctctctcgttttcaGAGAGAGAGTGGATAATAAGTTACTAATAACCTAGTTGCATCGTGATGGTATTGTTGCCCATAGAAGGTTGACTGGTGCAAAGAGAAATTGACGATCAGGATTGATAGTGGAGTGGGGCATATCAGCACATGTATGTAACGCATGAATGGAGatggtgggtgaagagaaaaaagaCTGGAGTAACAGTAACACCAGCGTAAGGATGGGAGATTGACTGATTCAACAAAGTAGAGGGTTATTTTGGGGATTGTCTAGTGGACAAAGCAAAATAAAGTAATTGGCTATGATTTTGAAGAAATCCTCATCGAACCGCGTGGAAGTTTCTACGCAAACCCTCGATATTTCCCTTTCACTGGGCTCTGTgcttctccctcttccttcaCTTCACAATCCTCTCCTTTAAATTTAAAACAATGAAGGCATCTCTCCCATAACCAGACACATACGTAAGCAAAGACACAGAGAGAAAGGATTGAgctacagagagagagagagagaggagcaaaaaaatggataatctgCCACCAGGTTTTCGGTTCTACCCAACGGAAGAAGAACTGATTTCTTTCTATCTACGCAGCAAGCTAGAAGGAACGAGACCAGACCTTGACCGGGTTATTCCAGTTCTCGACATTTACGCAATGGATCCATGGCAGCTTCCAGGTATGTATAGTCTTAACAAACTAGAAGGAACGAGACGAGAGACCAGAGACCTGGAATCTGATTTTGTTATGTGTTTGGTTCCAGAATTTGCAGGAGAGCTGTGTCATGGAGATCCTGAGCAATGGTTCTTCTTCACGCCAAGACAAGCGAGGGAAGCGCGTGGAggaagaccaaaccgaaccacaaGTTCTGGATATTGGAAAGCTACTGGTTCTCCTGGCTACGCTTACTCATCAGCGAATCGGGTAATCGGAATGAAGAAAACCATGGTTTTCTACAAAGGAAAAGCTCCTACTGGAAGGAAAACTGAGTGGAAGATGAATGAGTATCGAGCTATCTTAGCAGAagcctcttcttcaactaaTGCAACTCCAAATCCAATTGTGAGTAAACTGTGACTTTCACTGTGATATCAAttgttaaaatatatatattttagaacTGACGAGAGAAATTTATAACAAAATTTTGCAGTTACGCCACGAATTTAGTTTGTGCCGGGTGTACGTAGGATCGGGGAGCTTGAGAGCTTTCGATCGAAGGCCCTCAGGAGCCACGACAAGCGAGATGGAAATGCAGGTACAGCAACCTCCTTCTGGAGCTGGGCCGACCAGTGGGACTGGGGACATGGCTACCACATCTTCTCATCAGAACCCTCAGAGAAGTAGCTCACCGGACAGTGCATCCTCAGCTGGAGATGATGCTCACCTCCCTCAGACTGGTGAAAATACTGATTGGGAGATGACAGATGACGATCTTCAATCCCTGTTAGATTGGGGAAACTTAAACTGGGATCAGGCTTAGAGCTCtggaaatttggaaaatttgtgTGAGATCTCATCCAAATGTAGATATTTTAATACTAGTTGTTTGTTTTGGGTACGGTTTATTGAGAGAATTTTCAGCTAATTTCATTTAAATTCTGAAATCACTATTATATTCAGTTTATGCACTAAATTAATTACATTCACAAGAATCTCTGATTCGAAATTTCGACGATCACCCTCTTGTATTgtactagatttttttttttatttaaagtaaCGTGTTATATACCAGTGTTGGAGAAAATTGTTTTAAGAGATTCCACTGTGATCCACTAGGCCCTGCATGTTATTCGAAAGTGATACCCGGGTGAGTATGAATTATCTTAAACCAATCACTAGTTGAAAGAATCTTTACTAACTGTATGTTTTGTTGGAAGATTTTCTCTGCAAATGATATTTTACGTGAAAATTTGTAGAACCTTAGAATGATGAACTAAGGGATTTTTAACCTTTCTTGCATTTCTCCCCCCCCACCTTCAGAATAAGGGCAATCCTAGGACAAATCTGGGGCCTTTTAAGTCGGTTGGTAGGTTGTCCAGAATGAAGGACAGTGTTCCTTACATTTTATGTGGAAATAGATGAATCCTTGTAAGGATATCACTGATTTCCAAGATATAAATATTAAGAATGGTATGTAAATAAATCACCTTATTTCTATAAGTTGTTCTTGAAATTTTGATGATAAATTTAAAAGATGCCAAGTCCCATTGGTCTCGAGGTGCAACCTTTGTTTAAACTGTGAGGAATCTTTAAACCATCTCTTTTTGGAGTGTGATTTTTCTTATAGAGTCTAGTCTACAATTGCCGCTATCTTTGATATTAGATGGAATGATTTCCCCTCAATTGAAGAATTGTTCttatggtggaagaggaaagctgTTTTTGTTCCTTGCAAAAGGGCATGGCTTCCACTGGCTATTCTAATTCCATACAATATTTGGTTGGAAAGAAATCGGAGGATCTTTGAAAATCACACTAAGCCTATGTCTTTGGTGGTTAATTCAATATTACAAGGCCTCTAGGACTACTCAGTTGTAGTCCCCATTCAGGTCTACTCTATGAAAGACCTTCTCTCAAGGAAGCTCAAGATGAATTTCGCAAATTCAAAAGCTAGAAGATTAGTTGAGTTTCTCTGGAGATGTCCGCCTTTGGGATTCTAtaaattaaatattgatgactgCTCCTTAGGCTACCCAGGTTGCTCAGGGTCGGGAGGCATCCTTTGTAATGACACAGGCTCTGAGGTGAGTTGTTTCTCTATCTAAGAAGGTATATGTACAAATTTTATGGCAGAGTTTGCAGAATTCTTCCATGGTTTACATTATGCTgctcaaaaaaatatatctaagCTTTGGATTGAGTGCGACTCACATGCTATGGTTACTTACATCCAAAATCAGAACATTTCCTGGTGTTATTTGTAGAAGTGGTGGTATTTCAAGCTCTATCTCGATCACATCTCATGGAATATTTCACATGGATATCGTGAAATTAATATTGTTGCCGATATTTTGGCTAAGAGGGCAACAAGATCTCAAGTTACTTCTTTCTGGGATAACGTTCCTTCTTTtgccgatatatatatatatatatatatattttttttttgctttggattcctttctgctgatggccatgccgaaggtggaattgTGATCCAAATGGTTTCTAGTTTGTATATTCTCATTCTCTTttaattgttgtaacccggcagtcactgagaggggggtgaatcagtgagttcaattctgatacctaaaaacctgtccgatgtctggccaagaagaacctaatatacctgtccctgtttgcacacagtcgtatgcacactcagcctctcataggcacttccaagtatgcacacccattccacattccacgcacttcaatatcaaatgcaaacaacaagcacccacaacacagggtttttacgaggttcggcaatttgcctacatccccggagtagtgcctgtaaaggcttcgtacctactcaatacactacttttgactgcacccacagtcgggagcacccacacccaattttctcaagccgaagctgagatggcactcgtagtgccgatacaatgtgtagcacccactcccggtgcttagcacccactaagcacacaataaataatacaattaaattgggcttatatcaatgccctacagtcaagctctgcctagcatatgcatccgcAACTAACTAGCATGCtcacagttcatccacaactaacctagcatgtatacattcatccacaactaaccctaacatacatacatacatgtaatgtaaaatcacaggttagagaatctcacaaccgattgcctgggatgactggaaacttgtactgacaagtttggtgctcacaccttctctctccttggcttcttgctcttcaaagcaaacacatccttgctttcttctcttctttcttggctttgagttaatgtaccattaacacacttcaaccacctcttttaccttctttaatggcctaagaacatttatcatcaagaatgtatgttcattcaaggaccaacaaagagggggaagcttctcctaccaaaaccgtagctttctttcactcaaaacccatttttcttgcttccatggtgtagggcttgaaaaaacgaagaagctgcaacttggttcacccaaatccgacttaagatgaaggagatatgaccttttgaagttggagcaatgagaNNNNNNNNNNNNNNNNNNNNNNNNNNNNNNNNNNNNNNNNNNNNNNNNNNNNNNNNNNNNNNNNNNNNNNNNNNNNNNNNNNNNNNNNNNNNNNNNNNNNTACGCATACCgtgtgtgattgaaaatagggcctcaatTTTCTTGCCGCTGTTATCAGGacatacgccactttctctgtctttctgtatcttgtttcggcatctagcagggttcgactaacatagtatattggtcgttgttgccttccttcttccttcgccAGTACTGCGCTTATcgccactgctgatacagcaaggtacaactGTAAGGTATCCCCAGTGTTTGGCTTCgccagcagtgggggtgcggccaggtactccttcagtCTTTCAAAGGACTTTTTGCACTCCTCCgtcaattcaaaatttttgatccccttcaaggctttgaagaaggggaggcacctgtcagccgaccgagacatgaatcgccctAGGGCGATGACTTGACCTGTTAGCttttggacttgcttcacattctggggtgacctcatatcccaaatggcttgtattttcaccgggttggcttcaattcccctctccgagacaatgaagccgaggaactttcccaaggctactccaaatgcacactttaccgggttcagcttcatgttgtaccgcctcagcacctggaatgcCTTTTCTAAGTTGTGAATGTGTCGCTCCACcttcaggatttttacgagcatatcatccacgtacacctccatggttttaccgatcatccccttgaagattttattcactaacctttgataggtggcccctgcgttttttatcccgaagggcatgacttcatagcagtacaatccTCCCTCGAtcatgaaggatgttttcgggacatcaacctctgacatcttgatctgaaattaccccgagtatgcatccataaagctcagcgcctcgtatcctgccgtggcatcaatgaggaggtctattttcggcagggggtatgcatccttcgggcaggccttgttcaggtcgaTGAAGtcaatgcagatcctccactttccatttgccttcgagaccatcaccacattggatatccactccgggtattggatctcacggatgaactgggccttcagtatcttctctacttcttcatctattttctgctgcctttcaggggcgaaagtcctcttcttctgttgcaccggcttcttcgttgggttaacattcagatgatgctctattacctctcgatctattctAGGCATGTCTGAAGCTAACCAGGCGAAGACATCAAAGTTGTTTTGGAGGAATGAGGCGAGTTTTTCtcattgttgccttggcattgtagccccaatctggaattgcctagcgttatccccctcttcggcctcaacttgtaccagatcctcaatcggttccccccgttgataactggtgtcatcgcgcagatcttctatcgggagcgcctcgcccgccttttctcttcACCATAAGGTAGTGGCATAGCACCtacgggatgcctcctgatcgccttgACATTCCCCGACGttgttcttggttgggaatttcatcttgagatggggtgtggaaACGACAACatttagtaggttcaaaccaaccctccctaggatggcgttgtatgccgaggtaatgcctactaccaggaagttgatcatgactgttacttggagatctccggtgccggctcttactggcaactcaatcgatccttccacttttactgggatgccagagaatccctgcaacgggtgtttgaatttcttcaactttccctcatccaggcccatcttctggaaagcctcaAGGAATAAGATATCAGCAGAACTGTCGTtgtccactaagatcctcttcactctgcaatccctatggtcatggtgactaccaggtCATTGTCGTGcggagtgtgcaccccttccagatcgtcttctgagaaggaaataaccatcctcgtcctcgccttcttgttcgaccattcagccatatgtatgcttctcgcataggcttttgctttttTGGTCGAGACTGAACTTTTTCCAGCGGCAgtgcctccacagatggtcgctataactctagttgggctcttattctcatcccgGAGGCGATGGCCAGCTTCCTCAggtgtctggtcccttcgtCGCTCTTGATTGCCTCTGTGGgcaggcccccttctttcattgcgacctctgccatctctccgactGTTGTCCCTAtggtcattaccgtcttgggcatcctccttttcgcaaTCCatgaatcggcctagatatcctcttcggatcattccttctatttcccccttgaggtgccaacaatattcggtgtcgtggccgtggtccctgtggaagtggcaatatctatccatattgcgtctctcggggtgccgtcccatcttccctggccacttcatggctctggcatccggggagtcctttatctgcatcagtacatcCATTCGTCTCCGGTTCAAGGGTGCatatttctcaaacttccttggtggactgggtgcccgaccgcGCTCaaactttcgtcttttgccttcttcggaggaTTTTTCGtcgccccttgagatccttttccttctcgTCTTCCTtttagcttcttcatcggcttgaagggtttcttccatctggatgtactcaTCGCACCAAGCTCTCAGCTCGTCCAAGTTCCTCGGTGTGTGcctcgccaaagaccttttcagctccttatccttgaggCATCCCAGCAGGGCTATGAACTCTTCTTttgggtccagacctctgatcgtgatcttctcttgttggaagcgcttcatgtagtttcgcagtgattctccttcatgttgcttgatgttggtcaagttcaacatagtcttctgaaggggttgtgtcacaccccgttctcacagaaccaagccagtgactgggttaacaccggttaacccaacctgccaggatcatcagatactgtattccaccacagcatacacacaactaatataaactcatcagattagtggaagactaagtttcacctgtgaataatcctataatacttgatacccgaattgtgatacgataattatatacatgtgggcccaaaggcatgatatttacacaataaaaatataatccacatatcaagtacataaaggaaatcatcaaaataatcaaagtacacagctcggctcggtatcaaaggctagagctcagctcggcatcaagggtttagcccacctcggcctcaaaagtggagctcagcacggcctcgaaggtggagctcagctcggcctcggaactgcggtcccacagcacaactctcgcacgagcagtcagtgccgtgctctaactcctcaggggtccaccagtcctcttcaggaaactcgactgtgggacccaccccatgctcctcagatgtatgacctgtaaaatcatctaaaaagggggtgtacaagtgggatgagctcactagctcagtaagtggtaagatggaccacacagcagtccacacatcaaaacacatcatatgcactacatgctatgcaatacattttaaatcacatccacctaagcaacattactaagtcttcggttttagtgctactatagccacagtgcgcgtatactccgggtacgagccacgaattccatcccacgatacgctcatagggctgtcgaagaaggcccaccgtgagtactcgaaaaagtaaagacaatgccgtccatcggctctcaacataaatgtaaatgactaaaattaaaggtgctgactccaacaatttaaaagcagtacgattggccctcttgaatgtaccaccggggttaccggcTGTCTTACATGACCCGCcgagcgttatgtctaaccgccacagtgacccgacgaccgcgaccactgcttccccccaaatgattacccaacaccttaacccctgttgggaagggtcgtagcatgggatggtgaaaatcctaatactgcatgctcctatatgacaatagtacgattatatagtgcctccgtgtcccattccacgggccaccaatgcactcgtttccaagccgactatggcatctagtctatcaatgcatcatacacaatgatgttcacattcaacatataaacatctcattccattggcatttagaaagtaagcatagcacacatgcataacaatgtgaggaatgactaatctacatagcatattcatgatgccatgactagactagatataattaaatgaatgccaaacaatgccttgaaataaggccaaatgtcctctccccacttacctgtagtgtacaaggattcccgttcggtacgggtgagatccggtgcgaatcgggtaggatttggtgaacctaaaataattgagcggggttagtacttcaccattttagaatcaaaattaacacgatccgatgacaaaatcatgtttagaacgttaaaagaaggtcacacgtccgatttgggtccaatcggacgtaagactCACCTTcagggccacacgggtgggtcagacaagtgggctgtctggcccaccggtcctacccaccggtttggaccggcaggtaggggcccgccggtagggcccatcggtctggcccacctgttgggccaggggcccctacTAGGACCGCaggtagggtggcccgccagTTGGCCAGCCGGTTGGGctcgccggttgtgcccgaaggcccctgccctctcaggtgggtgcccacaggcgggtaggggcccaccggttccacccaccagtcttggcgggaaaacagccgtttcttcccaacttcctccattctttggggattcaaatggggcttttcccaacccattcttcacactttcaaggtcttataggatggttctaacctaaatctaggttatattcaagggatgggaaaccatcttatcttctttgctcaagaacaacttcaaaccctccaaatcacttcaaacccacaatgcttcttccaccttgtcaatacctcttcaaatccttcaagatcaacacataaatcatccattaaaccttagattcatcatttcaaaggggatttacaagatctcaagaaaccctactcgaatcaagggtttaagcttgggtatggtgaatgtttaaggaacccgactttgcttacctccaaatgtagatctagagttgaagatcactcttctggcaccggaatgggaagatcacgcttcggcgccgctgaaatccttctcttcccttcttcttcttccctttcttttctctctcctctttactcttctcaccaacgtacgggtgtcataaatgaaaagaaaataaagtcataaatctat
It encodes the following:
- the LOC122085538 gene encoding NAC domain-containing protein 90-like, which gives rise to MDNLPPGFRFYPTEEELISFYLRSKLEGTRPDLDRVIPVLDIYAMDPWQLPEFAGELCHGDPEQWFFFTPRQAREARGGRPNRTTSSGYWKATGSPGYAYSSANRVIGMKKTMVFYKGKAPTGRKTEWKMNEYRAILAEASSSTNATPNPILRHEFSLCRVYVGSGSLRAFDRRPSGATTSEMEMQVQQPPSGAGPTSGTGDMATTSSHQNPQRSSSPDSASSAGDDAHLPQTGENTDWEMTDDDLQSLLDWGNLNWDQA